A genomic region of Zygotorulaspora mrakii chromosome 7, complete sequence contains the following coding sequences:
- the YSF3 gene encoding U2 snRNP complex subunit YSF3 (similar to Saccharomyces cerevisiae YSF3 (YNL138W- A); ancestral locus Anc_2.126): MSDRKRQQQQFLVLKQKYVGIGTEKTAEEEWLTNVQRDTYNSLQGHAATLEYVSLGAGSISKRTTKIDMIRKMGQRKVRPRDD, encoded by the exons ATG TCCGATAGAAAGAGacaacaacagcagttTCTTgtattgaaacaaaaatacGTTGGAATTGGCACGGAGAAGACAGCGGAGGAAGAATGGCTGACGAATGTGCAAAGGGATACATACAATAGTTTGCAAGGGCATGCTGCAACACTGGAATATGTTTCGCTTGGTGCAGGATCCATCAGCAAGCGCACCACAAAGATCGATATGATCAGGAAAATGGGACAGCGCAAAGTACGACCAAGGGACGACTGA
- a CDS encoding uncharacterized protein (similar to Saccharomyces cerevisiae YHR127W; ancestral locus Anc_2.127), whose amino-acid sequence MAGIRRKHLKHINGKSLIGRITPVDRVEANKKQERKEGYTVVNGKLVSTSDVGVLLRQATSKVEARKFVQSKKKNKLEKTGPKNGMKFKREESSSRYLQSKRDRGNIKNHSRKPENTLVISTDSDVSNKVLLFQNLALGVNQESLKTVLQQLSDARISKVRVRDLPSGSATANVWLINPNSQELERVRKLFDGALVDGRTIKVTAVPESSRNLSY is encoded by the coding sequence ATGGCAGGTATTCGTAGAAAGCATTTGAAGCACATCAATGGTAAAAGTCTGATTGGCAGAATCACTCCAGTTGATAGAGTCGAAGCAAACAAGAAACAGGAGCGTAAGGAGGGTTACACAGTAGTCAATGGTAAACTTGTGAGCACTAGTGATGTGGGTGTGTTGTTGAGACAGGCTACATCGAAGGTGGAGGCCAGAAAGTTTGTGCAGTCTaagaagaagaacaaaCTAGAAAAGACTGGTCCAAAGAATGGCATGAAGTTcaagagagaagaaagtTCAAGCAGATATCTTCAATCAAAGAGGGATAGAGGCAACATCAAGAATCACTCCCGTAAACCGGAAAACACACTTGTTATTTCTACCGACAGCGACGTCTCCAATAAGGTATtactctttcaaaatcttgcaTTAGGTGTTAACCAGGAGAGTCTGAAGACAGTTTTACAACAGTTATCGGACGCTCGCATCTCCAAAGTGAGGGTCAGAGATTTGCCATCAGGATCTGCAACTGCCAATGTCTGGCTCATCAATCCAAATTCGCAAGAGCTGGAAAGAGTACGGAAACTATTTGATGGCGCTCTAGTTGACGGCCGAACCATTAAGGTGACCGCGGTTCCGGAATCTAGTCGTAACCTGTCGTATTGA
- the SRV2 gene encoding adenylate cyclase-binding protein (similar to Saccharomyces cerevisiae SRV2 (YNL138W); ancestral locus Anc_2.128): protein MSEKFSMQSYNLVKLLKRLEDATARLEDVTIYQEGYIESKMAGTTLSHEGSSNDVMSLNEPKVASSSPSNSASSSKLEAMYEKEPQSIVEFERLIKTNVEPLVEQSEKISPVVSKVVRLFKDAYTYQLEFLKVAIQSKKPDFSSKEFSDALAPINESLLGINDLKDNNRQSEFFPFLNAVAEGAPLFSWIADPTPVSLIASFKDAAQFWTNRILKQFKDVNPDAVEWVKGFLSVFDETIVYVKQYHTTGVSWKEEGLEFAEAASKAKTKDQESPTSAPAISAASNANAGGPPPPPPPPPAAVFEVKDDAKNSATKSEGLDAVFAELNQGENITKGLKKIDKSQQTHKNPELRASSVVSQKAPPPKPLKPSTLKTKKPPRKEMLGSKWFVENYENQTEPIIIEAQKDESIFIGNCSNTLVQIKGKANAVSMNESTSTSIVLDSSISGIEVIKCVKFGIQVENSLPQVTLDKCDGGNIYLSKESIDAELYTSCSTAINVNYPVGEDGDFIEFPVPEQLKHTFSNGKLQSSVFDHAG from the coding sequence atgTCTGAAAAGTTCAGTATGCAAAGCTATAACCTAGTCAAGCTGTTGAAAAGACTGGAGGATGCCACCGCCAGGTTGGAAGATGTAACTATTTATCAAGAGGGATACATTGAGTCAAAGATGGCAGGCACAACTCTATCTCATGAAGGGTCTTCGAACGACGTGATGTCCTTAAATGAACCTAAAGTTGCCTCCTCCTCTCCATCCAATTCGGCCTCAAGTTCAAAATTGGAGGCAATGTACGAAAAAGAACCTCAAAGCATTGTTGAATTTGAGAGGTTGATAAAAACTAATGTTGAACCTCTTGTTGAGCAATCTGAAAAGATTTCACCAGTTGTTTCGAAGGTCGTGAGACTCTTCAAAGATGCATACACGTATCAGCTAGAATTTCTAAAAGTGGCTATTCAGTCCAAGAAGCCAGATTTTAGCTCGAAGGAGTTTAGTGACGCATTGGCACCTATAAATGAAAGTCTTCTGGGGATAAATGATCTGAAGGATAATAATCGCCAAAGCGAATTCTTCCCTTTTTTAAATGCCGTTGCAGAAGGTGCCCCTCTGTTCTCGTGGATCGCAGATCCCACGCCTGTTTCACTAATAGCTAGTTTTAAGGATGCAGCTCAATTTTGGACCAATagaattttgaagcaaTTTAAAGATGTCAATCCAGATGCGGTTGAATGGGTGAAGGGTTTCCTTTCCGTTTTTGATGAAACCATAGTGTACGTTAAACAATATCATACTACGGGTGTTTcttggaaagaagaaggcTTGGAATTTGCAGAAGCAGCTTCAAAAGCAAAGacaaaagatcaagaatCGCCAACTTCAGCGCCAGCTATTTCTGCTGCTAGCAATGCGAATGCTGGTGGcccaccaccaccacctcctcctcctccaGCGGCTGTGTTCGAAGTGAAAGATGACGCGAAGAATTCTGCAACAAAATCTGAGGGTCTTGATGCAGTCTTCGCTGAGTTGAATCAAGGTGAAAACATCACTAAGGGTCTTAAGAAAATCGATAAATCGCAACAGACACATAAAAATCCTGAATTGCGAGCATCATCAGTTGTCTCACAAAAAGCCCCCCCACCAAAGCCTTTGAAGCCTTCGACtttaaaaacaaagaaGCCACCCAGAAAGGAAATGCTTGGCAGTAAATGGtttgttgaaaattatGAAAACCAAACTGAGCCAATCATTATCGAAGCTCAAAAGGACGAATCGATATTCATTGGAAACTGTTCAAACACTCTTGTTCAAATAAAAGGTAAAGCGAATGCAGTTTCAATGAATGAATCCACCTCCACAAGCATTGTCCTCGATTCCAGTATTTCTGGTATTGAAGTGATCAAATGTGTAAAATTCGGCattcaagttgaaaacAGCTTGCCTCAGGTTACACTTGACAAATGTGACGGCGGTAATATctatctttcaaaagagtcaATTGACGCAGAGCTTTATACATCATGCTCTACCGCTATCAATGTGAATTATCCAGTTGGCGAAGATGGAGATTTTATTGAGTTCCCAGTGCCTGAACAACTAAAACATACTTTCTCTAATGGCAAGTTGCAAAGCAGTGTATTTGACCATGCTGGTTGA
- the NAM9 gene encoding mitochondrial 37S ribosomal protein uS4m (similar to Saccharomyces cerevisiae NAM9 (YNL137C); ancestral locus Anc_2.129), which produces MPRKAVLLKSLTRGRVRTSFNKYNLFNLYKKGQVDFRSKTLYQQKWTAKQETRAYHGEHLTEKRWQCIFNPKLDSVAQLDASLRGSTTDETPFLAQTYAALEKRLDFAVFRAMFASSVRQARQFILHGNVFVNGIKIAHPGYTLKAGDLFHVKPEKVMQALGARKPSLEEGLKVDKTQVVLWNKYVKQAKENPREVWDAKIAKIREMSDSNPKKEQFLEFLKQYNKSLEAQEIEETRSCTPKAMLEKMIKVPLGTGKQVESLAIEDFKYVVERNPKLAKRAFDCFEHFAKSGQLALDKLKLKSPEELSKIVDGLISLSEDMKKNMSNGEKIAIRAGKQHLSELVKLYSADIRKSFESKMGNQAAVEIPYDEKWLSKLTFHDSIDPKVLMEDEAQAKQSVKLPWQTHVYGREDPTKPFFTPWKPRPFLAPFAILPHHLEISFKTCHAVYLRDPVARPGHSEVISPFDLPVHERAYMYYVRRGK; this is translated from the coding sequence ATGCCAAGAAAGGCAgttcttttgaaatctcTGACGAGGGGCCGAGTACGCACTTCGTTCAATAAGTACAATTTATTTAATCTGTACAAGAAGGGTCAAGTGGATTTTAGATCAAAGACTTTATACCAGCAGAAATGGACTGCAAAGCAGGAAACGAGAGCATATCATGGTGAGCATTTGACCGAGAAAAGATGGCAATGCATCTTCAATCCAAAGCTAGACTCTGTTGCTCAACTGGATGCATCTTTACGTGGAAGTACCACGGACGAAACACCCTTCCTTGCACAGACGTATGCAGCTTTAGAGAAAAGGTTAGATTTTGCCGTATTTAGAGCAATGTTTGCTTCTTCGGTAAGGCAGGCCCGTCAATTTATTCTTCACGGTAACGTTTTCGTTAATGGAATTAAGATTGCACATCCTGGTTATACCTTGAAGGCTGGCGATTTATTTCACGTGAAACCAGAGAAAGTGATGCAGGCATTAGGAGCGCGTAAACCAAGTTTAGAAGAGGGTCTGAAGGTGGATAAGACACAAGTTGTATTGTGGAATAAATACGTGAAACAAGCAAAGGAAAATCCACGCGAAGTTTGGGATGCAAAAATAGCTAAGATAAGAGAAATGTCCGATTCAAACCCAAAGAAGGAGCAATTCctggaatttttgaaacagtATAATAAATCTTTGGAAGCACAGGAAATAGAAGAAACGCGGTCCTGCACGCCGAAAGCTATGCtagaaaaaatgatcaaagTGCCACTTGGTACGGGGAAACAAGTGGAATCGCTAGCAATCGAAGACTTCAAATATGTCGTTGAAAGGAATCCAAAACTGGCGAAGAGGGCATTTGATTGCTTCGAACACTTTGCAAAATCTGGTCAACTAGCACTGGACAAGTTAAAGCTTAAGAGTCCTGAGGAGCTTTCGAAAATCGTTGACGGCTTGATATCGTTATCTGAAGATATGAAGAAAAACATGTCTAATGGCGAAAAAATTGCGATCAGAGCAGGGAAGCAGCATCTATCCGAATTAGTGAAACTTTATAGTGCTGATATAAGAAAGAGCTTTGAATCTAAGATGGGTAATCAAGCTGCAGTGGAGATTCCTTATGATGAAAAGTGGCTCTCCAAGTTAACTTTCCACGATTCCATCGATCCTAAAGTTTTAATGGAAGATGAAGCGCAGGCCAAACAGAGTGTGAAACTGCCTTGGCAAACTCATGTATATGGTCGTGAAGATCCAACTAAACCTTTTTTCACGCCGTGGAAACCTAGACCATTTCTTGCACCATTCGCTATTTTACCACATCATTTAGAGATATCTTTCAAGACATGCCATGCTGTATATCTCAGAGACCCTGTTGCCCGTCCCGGTCACTCTGAGGTTATATCTCCATTTGACCTACCCGTTCATGAGCGTGCGTACATGTACTATGTCAGAAGGGGTAAATAA
- the EAF7 gene encoding Eaf7p (similar to Saccharomyces cerevisiae EAF7 (YNL136W); ancestral locus Anc_2.130) — protein sequence MMAAEWTIVDEIRLFRWAAEFKPAGIHKHFHMICIVERLNHPEKYPVTLLQKDGSKPGKAFTANDVWEKLSLYYDLDAMDNLEYRKPTDPYVPTGGSDESMLEKRYDLAFQREFELTWDEYGELILANARDDVADQEEEREGNESTTNKMLKVEKSIHPKFEDHKEITNELEPLSGNIRTRRSNRLRKSPKVDADKDNSDQSGPDSFSNESAPKDNYEQTVDLKKAPDDKVYQGKMQQIGEESKLAHELGQKQQQKSEKEYEKQRESEQEKEKKESKENDQKRELEQVHEQVQRQAQEQEQVHKQVQEQVQGQAQGQAQEQVHEQLHEQLHEQNQKQQQQRREEEKQEGNEKEHKKQQRKEPQQTQGKDLQQKQEKVQDKVQDKAHEKVKEKGEMKVQEKEEMKVQEKEEEVKVQDKEEEKETKNVRGQVPEKEPKKVQDIDDKEIQNMDQKQEITEVRRTQQESPHDGPDKHAPQNESLKGIDSATEEGIETKLSHGNDQWKAESGDERSTSEDLRKEEISDIDVVINVNVNANLSKIPSNDQPLAKRTRHSSVATPGPTELSPKRRKRNEATPSIDAKTIESTKGPKTGSETESKPDSKTDSKTDSKTDSKTDSKTDSKTDSKTDSKTDSKTDSKTENKAQNTPSTDQVSPPATKAPKRVSTRVSSRLRNRK from the coding sequence ATGATGGCCGCCGAATGGACCattgttgatgaaataaGGCTTTTCAGATGGGCTGCAGAATTCAAGCCAGCAGGAATTCATAAGCATTTCCATATGATATGCATAGTAGAGAGATTGAATCATCCAGAAAAGTATCCCGTGACACTGCTGCAAAAGGATGGTTCGAAACCTGGCAAGGCTTTTACCGCGAATGATGTATGGGAGAAGCTATCCCTATACTACGATCTTGATGCCATGGACAATCTGGAATATCGGAAACCGACAGACCCTTATGTGCCGACTGGCGGTTCAGACGAAAGCATGCTGGAGAAGAGGTACGACTTGGCGTTTCAGCGCGAGTTTGAGCTGACCTGGGACGAGTATGGGGAACTGATACTGGCCAATGCGAGAGACGATGTAGCAGACCAAGAGGAAGAACGAGAAGGAAACGAAAGTACCACGAACAAGATGCTCAAGGTTGAGAAGAGTATTCATCCAAAATTTGAGGATCACAAAGAAATAACGAATGAATTAGAACCTCTTTCAGGCAATATTCGCACAAGAAGGTCAAATAGACTTCGCAAATCTCCAAAAGTCGACGCAGATAAGGACAATAGCGACCAAAGTGGACCTGACTCTTTCAGCAATGAAAGTGCTCCCAAAGATAACTATGAGCAAACAGTAGACCTTAAGAAGGCACCTGATGACAAAGTGTACCAAGGCAAAATGCAGCAGATTGGTGAAGAAAGCAAGCTAGCTCATGAGCTAGGACAAAAACAACAGCAAAAATCAGAGAAAGAGTACGAGAAACAGAGGGAAAgtgaacaagaaaaagagaagaaggaatcaaaagagaacGATCAAAAACGAGAACTGGAACAAGTGCACGAACAGGTGCAGAGACAGGCGCAGGAACAGGAACAAGTACACAAACAGGTACAAGAACAGGTACAAGGACAGGCACAAGGACAGGCACAAGAACAGGTGCACGAACAGTTACACGAACAGTTACACGAACAGAATCAgaagcagcaacagcaaagGCGAGAGGAAGAGAAACAGGAGggaaatgaaaaggagCATAAGAAACAGCAGCGAAAAGAGCCTCAACAAACTCAGGGAAAAGATCTGCAACAAAAACAAGAGAAAGTACAAGACAAGGTTCAAGACAAAGCtcatgaaaaagtgaaagaGAAGGGAGAAATGAAAgtacaagaaaaagaagaaatgaaagtacaagaaaaagaggaagaagtgAAGGTGCaagacaaagaagaagagaaagaaacGAAGAATGTACGAGGGCAGGTACCGGAGAAAGAGCCAAAGAAGGTTCAAGATATCGATGACAAAGAAATTCAGAACATGGACCAAAAGCAAGAAATTACAGAAGTGAGAAGAACGCAACAAGAATCTCCTCACGATGGTCCAGATAAACATGCCCctcaaaatgaaagtttAAAAGGCATCGATTCAGCTACTGAAGAGGGCATAGAAACCAAATTGAGCCACGGAAACGATCAATGGAAGGCGGAGAGCGGAGATGAACGAAGCACCTCTGAAGACTTGCGTAAAGAGGAAATATCGGACATAGATGTAGTGATCAATGTCAACGTCAATGCCAATCTCTCAAAGATACCATCTAATGATCAGCCTCTTGCGAAGAGAACGCGACATTCATCAGTAGCAACTCCTGGACCTACTGAACTTTCTCCGAAGAggagaaagagaaatgagGCCACACCATCTATTGATGCAAAGACGATTGAATCCACTAAAGGGCCGAAAACAGGGTCCGAAACAGAGTCCAAACCCGACTCCAAAACTGATTCCAAAACTGATTCCAAAACTGATTCCAAAACTGATTCCAAAACTGATTCCAAAACTGATTCCAAAACTGATTCCAAAACTGATTCCAAAACTGATTCCaaaactgaaaataaaGCCCAGAATACACCAAGCACTGATCAAGTAAGTCCACCGGCCACCAAAGCACCTAAACGGGTCAGCACAAGAGTGTCTAGTAGGCTTCGGAATAGAAAGTAG
- the FPR1 gene encoding peptidylprolyl isomerase FPR1 (similar to Saccharomyces cerevisiae FPR1 (YNL135C); ancestral locus Anc_2.131), producing the protein MSETIEGNVKVDRLAPGDGKTFPKNGDLVTIHYTGTLENGQKFDSSVDRGSPFQCNIGVGQVIKGWDAAIPKLSVGEKARLTIPGPYAYGPRGFPGLIPPNATLVFDVELLKIN; encoded by the coding sequence ATGTCCGAAACAATTGAAGGAAACGTCAAGGTTGACAGATTAGCACCAGGTGATGGAAAGACCTTCCCAAAGAATGGTGATTTAGTTACCATCCATTACACTGGTACTTTGGAGAACGGCCAAAAGTTTGACTCTTCGGTTGACAGAGGTTCCCCATTCCAATGCAACATTGGTGTTGGACAAGTCATCAAGGGATGGGATGCCGCTATTCCAAAATTGTCTGTGGGTGAAAAGGCCAGATTGACCATTCCAGGCCCATACGCTTACGGCCCCCGTGGGTTCCCAGGTTTGATCCCTCCAAATGCCACTTTAGTTTTTGACGTTgagttgttgaagatcAACTAA
- a CDS encoding uncharacterized protein (similar to Saccharomyces cerevisiae YNL134C; ancestral locus Anc_2.133): MSLPGTMKAAVTEGDSVVVKSGVPVPPVGDEGILVKVQAVAGNPTDWKHATYKIGPQGSIVGCDVAGKVVKVGRNVKNFKVGDEIYSVVHGSSVKHPENGAFADYSVLDSNISLKVPSGATLGGKEFIPAGPVRSIEAAASLPVSLFTAGQILTYNMGLKREWEPAKPQHDYPLLVWGGATAVGQLTIQLAKKMNGFTKIIAVASKKHEKTLKSYGVDELFDYHDSDVIEQIKKTYDYLPQLLDAVSAPESFTQVYKLGSKDAPTTLLQLTTMNEEIIKPEERNPNVKVEGTMLYSVTGLEVPFGNMTIPANPQYRQTAIDFIQFIEPKINNGEIYHIPLQTFKGLDAVPDMLNDIKQGKNSNVKYVALF; encoded by the coding sequence ATGTCATTACCAGGTACGATGAAAGCAGCAGTGACTGAAGGCGACAGTGTCGTCGTTAAAAGCGGTGTTCCTGTACCACCAGTTGGTGACGAAGGAATTTTAGTCAAGGTGCAAGCAGTTGCTGGTAACCCAACAGACTGGAAACATGCGACATACAAAATTGGCCCGCAGGGATCCATTGTCGGTTGTGATGTAGCGGGTAAAGTTGTCAAAGTGGGTCGTAACgtgaaaaacttcaaagtTGGGGACGAGATATATAGTGTTGTTCACGGTTCCTCGGTCAAGCATCCAGAGAACGGTGCATTCGCGGACTATTCAGTTTTGGACAGTAATATATCGCTGAAGGTTCCAAGCGGTGCCACACTGGGCGGCAAGGAATTCATCCCCGCGGGTCCAGTGAGATCTATTGAGGCAGCTGCTTCGCTGCCTGTTTCCCTCTTTACCGCAGGCCAAATTTTAACCTATAACATGGGTTTGAAAAGGGAATGGGAGCCTGCAAAACCGCAGCACGACTATCCGTTGTTAGTTTGGGGTGGAGCAACAGCTGTGGGACAGTTAACTATTCAACTCgccaaaaaaatgaacGGTTTCACTAAGATCATTGCTGTCGCCTCTAAAAAGCACGAAAAAACCTTGAAAAGCTATGGGGTAGACGAACTATTCGACTATCATGATTCAGACGTTATTgaacaaataaaaaagacGTACGACTACTTGCCTCAGTTGCTGGATGCCGTATCTGCGCCTGAAAGCTTCACTCAAGTTTACAAACTAGGTTCAAAAGATGCTCCTACAACTCTGTTACAGTTAACAACCATGAACGAGGAAATCATCAAACCGGAAGAAAGAAATCCAAACGTCAAGGTTGAAGGTACAATGCTCTACTCCGTCACTGGGCTTGAAGTGCCATTTGGTAACATGACAATACCAGCTAACCCTCAATACAGACAGACAGCCATCGATTTCATACAGTTCATTGAGCCAAAAATCAACAACGGTGAAATTTATCACATACCACTTCAAACTTTCAAAGGTTTGGACGCCGTTCCCGACATGTTGAATGACATCAAACAGGGTAAGAATTCAAATGTTAAATATGTGGCATTGTTTTAG
- the FYV6 gene encoding Fyv6p (similar to Saccharomyces cerevisiae FYV6 (YNL133C); ancestral locus Anc_2.134), with product MSFTDNNTKKRPLKFVSEGITDLETQKVREQIEQSKFEAECKRRDRKSLREQLRSNAINKQKEYHQLVKEKDGFNRLSQAELDFFQKIEDDERQKEEELQQYLKDKGIQFEQRKSEITNSKKEVPKDDELNLITKKTGPQENLNGIIKKKNKPKIKMKLKKLP from the coding sequence ATGTCTTTCACAGACAATAATACAAAGAAGCGACCACTAAAATTTGTGTCTGAAGGCATAACAGACCTCGAGACGCAGAAGGTGCGTGAACAGATAGAGCAATCAAAATTCGAAGCAGAGTGTAAAAGAAGAGATAGGAAATCACTGAGAGAGCAGCTAAGATCGAATGCAataaataaacaaaaagaatatcatcAGTTGgtaaaggaaaaagatggATTCAACAGGCTGAGCCAGGCAGAGTtagattttttccagaagattgaagatgatgagagacaaaaggaagaagaacTTCAACAATATTTGAAGGACAAGGGCATACAATTTGAGCAGAGAAAATCAGAAATTACAAATtcgaagaaagaagtaCCGAAAGATGACGAACTGAACCTAATAACCAAAAAGACAGGCCCCCAGGAAAACTTGAATGgcataataaaaaaaaaaaacaagcctaagataaaaatgaaattgaaaaaactacCTTAA
- the NDT80 gene encoding transcription factor NDT80 (similar to Saccharomyces cerevisiae NDT80 (YHR124W); ancestral locus Anc_2.135): MARCFHAGASQSEARASAGSEEDEEEQDAVIKTHVNEDGTTSNYFDKRKLKIAPRSTLQFKVGPPFELFGNYYSVTEVNTCRRLKFRIAPRIDRGFDFIDGNWVGYKRNYFTLVSAFETPGWELKDYLKGTFQLNVNAGHRSENYKIKYFAIKIQARNDDDFSKINLVQHTAKRDKGPQFNPATYPLIPAPLPKHQIIREASNVRNTAKMQKYDSTFFFHRNQEDQSQYSKNSLLRTYPNDPVQKVARYERVQFSSAVNNRKSTQQSRHYRLHVVLGAVIHYEGSYLENFGKDSSPNLSISEEVFLLDGTKQGFVPLQEMRTPSLIIRGRSASNYCSSQKPTTSPKLSCAGTISGTVSRRESSNIPVTYSQTPPLDTTVLCSSPIKVKSNRPANRKSNVIGAVTSSVNRVNENDDVILRKNKRVQTLEEIEKSLKLPLNLQSKNDENKSSSQISSLTRPALISRHSSIDPREIELKPSPIKRSRCYSSDFGDLDESRFTTGSLALTATLRSQNLNSFSKRRMNQNVLNPESSPETSYKSPPEKSKTSTPYKPKQNCQVDRKSDRDDSNNFGDSSGTGMDSLSIPILDDSTSNYNHVANIDSIHLEVDAIPRSFTKVIGENSFTNLYRQMEQTTRETFMARQTEENIVSVINTLPSQMMAVEEFYEELGFYKQ, from the coding sequence ATGGCGAGGTGTTTTCATGCAGGTGCCAGTCAAAGTGAGGCTAGAGCAAGTGCTGGCTCGgaggaggatgaagaagagcagGATGCAGTGATTAAAACGCATGTTAACGAAGATGGGACCACTTCAAATTATTTCGACAAAAGAAAGCTGAAAATTGCGCCTAGATCAACCTTGCAATTCAAAGTGGGTCCGCCTTTTGAGCTTTTCGGTAACTATTACAGTGTTACGGAGGTCAACACATGTCGCAGACTCAAGTTTCGAATTGCGCCTCGTATCGACAGAGGTTTTGATTTCATAGATGGGAATTGGGTGGGCTATAAAAGGAACTACTTCACCCTGGTTTCGGCATTTGAAACCCCTGGCTGGGAATTGAAAGACTACTTGAAAGGCACATTTCAGTTGAACGTTAATGCGGGTCATAGATCGGAAAATTACAAGATTAAGTATTTTGCGATTAAAATTCAGGCCAGAAATGATGACGATTTTTCGAAAATCAATTTGGTCCAGCACACAGCAAAGAGAGATAAAGGCCCCCAGTTTAATCCGGCAACTTATCCGTTAATTCCAGCACCATTGCCAAAACATCAAATAATAAGAGAAGCGTCTAATGTGAGGAATACAGCCAAGATGCAAAAATATGATTCGACCTTCTTTTTCCATAGGAACCAGGAAGATCAATCCCAGTATTCAAAGAATAGTTTACTGAGAACATATCCTAATGATCCTGTTCAAAAAGTTGCAAGGTACGAAAGAGttcaattttcatcagCAGTCAATAATAGAAAGTCAACGCAACAAAGTAGACATTATAGGTTGCACGTGGTTCTTGGAGCTGTTATTCATTATGAGGGCTCTTATctcgaaaattttggtaAAGATAGTTCACCAAATTTGTCGATAAGTGAAGAAGTGTTCCTGTTAGATGGAACAAAACAAGGATTTGTTCCTTTACAAGAGATGAGAACGCCTTCCTTGATAATAAGGGGAAGATCAGCTTCTAATTATTGTTCTTCACAAAAACCTACAACGAGTCCTAAATTGTCATGTGCAGGTACCATTTCGGGTACTGTTTCCCGGAGAGAATCCAGTAATATACCTGTAACGTATTCTCAAACACCTCCGTTGGATACAACAGTACTGTGCTCGTCTCCTATCAAGGTCAAAAGTAATCGACCAGCAAATAGAAAATCTAACGTCATTGGTGCCGTAACTTCGTCAGTAAATCGtgtaaatgaaaatgatgatgtgATTCtcagaaaaaacaaaagagtGCAGACACTTGAAGAGATAGAAAAAAGTCTTAAACTTCCATTAAATCTTCAATCTAAAAATGACGAGAATAAATCAAGTTCTCAAATTTCTTCACTAACACGTCCAGCACTTATTTCAAGGCATAGTTCAATAGATCCACGAGAAATTGAGTTAAAACCTTCACCAATTAAGAGAAGCCGTTGTTACAGTAGCGATTTTGGCGATCTTGATGAAAGCCGTTTTACAACGGGATCACTTGCATTAACAGCTACTTTAAGATcgcaaaatttgaatagTTTTagcaaaagaagaatgaaTCAGAATGTTCTTAACCCTGAAAGCTCGCCAGAAACCTCATACAAATCACCTCCAGAAAAATCGAAAACTTCGACTCCCTATAAACCAAAACAAAACTGCCAAGTAGATCGTAAGTCTGACCGCGATGATTCGAATAATTTCGGGGACTCATCTGGCACAGGAATGGATTCCCTTTCGATTCCAATTCTCGATGATTCAACATCAAATTACAACCACGTAGCAAATATTGATAGCATTCACTTGGAAGTTGATGCAATACCTAGAAGTTTCACCAAGGTAATTGGAGAAAATTCTTTCACCAACCTCTATCGTCAAATGGAACAAACGACTCGTGAAACTTTTATGGCGAGACAAACCGAAGAAAATATTGTCTCAGTTATAAATACACTTCCTTCTCAAATGATGGCTGTTGAAGAGTTTTATGAAGAACTTGGGTTTTATAAGCAATAA